The DNA window TCATTACTGTTATCTCTATCTCACAGCTACCACTAGGGATAGAATGCGCAAGCAAAGTAACTTTTCATCGCTTTGCCGGGGTTCACTGGTTCCTAAAGAAAGTCAGGATAGTGAAACCTTACATCGATTTGCAGAAGCTGTAAGTCAGTTTGAGCGTATTGTCAATGACAGTGGCCTATTGTCCATGGTAAGAATGGAAGAGGATGATTTATTGGGAAATGAGAAGGATCAAGGCTTATTATCCAGGTACTTAACATTATCGACTGGTAAAGAGGGAGTCCTTCAGGATCTTTGCCTGGGATCTGAGGAAATGCGCGTCGGCAATAAGCGAATATGTCTTCATACACTCTCTGATACGGACGATTTACCCTCATCGGTAGGTTCTGAAACTCGGTATGAAAAATTATCTACAGACCGTAGTGATTGCCTGTTGTCTTTTGCTGCTCCGTTAGGGCTGCTTCTGAGCTGTAATCATATCTATAATCAATATCTCTTTATAGATAACAGTGAAGACAATCTCCGGAAGTTTGAGAAGACTGCCCGCAATATGCATTCTCTGGGCCGCTATAGCCGCAGCAACCAGATTAATAGGGAATGGATAGAAAATTATCTGAATGAAGCCCATTCCTATGGACAGCCTTCGATTCGTGCTCATTTCAATGTGATGTGCTGGTCTGAAGATCTGCATGAGTTGAAGTTGGCCAAGAATGATACCGGAAGTGCAATGGCGCTTATGGAATGTGTGCCAAGGCATAATACCAGCGATGTCGCAACTCTATACTGGGCGGGTATTCCCGGTAATGCAGGGGATTTCCCCAGTGAGGAAAGCTTTTACACTTTCATCGAACCTGCATTATGCTTTTTCAGTGGAGAAACCAATTACCGAAATTCTCCTTCTCCCTTTGGTATTAAGATGTCGGATAGGCTGACGGGAAAACCTGTTCATGTAGATCTCTCTGATTTGCCGATGAAGAAAGGGATCATTACCAACCGTAATAAATTTGTGCTGGGTCCATCAGGTAGTGGAAAATCTTTTTTCACTAATCATATGGTAGAACAGTATTACCAGCAGGGAGCTCATGTTCTGTTGGTGGATACAGGGAACTCTTATCAGGGATTATGCGAACTTATCAAAGGAAAAACCAAAGGTAAGGATGGGATATATTTCACTTATACTGAAGAGAATCCGATCTCTTTTAATCCATTCCATACAGACGACCGAATATTTGATATTGAAAAGAAAGAGAGTATTAAAACTCTCATTCTCACGCTATGGAAGCGGGATGATGAACCACCAACCCGTTCCGAGGAAGTGGCATTATCGAATGCTGTCAACCTATATATTGATCACCTGAAAAAAGATCTGATTCATATACCTTCTTTCAATGGCTTCTATGAATTTGTAAAGGATGAATACAGCCAGGTATTAACAGAGAAAAAAGTAAGGGAGAAGGATTTTGACCTGACTGGATTTCTGAATGTACTTGAACCCTACTATAAAGGGGGAGAATATGATTACCTGCTTAATTCCGAAAAGCAGCTGGATCTTCTTTCCAAACGATTCATCGTTTTTGAAATTGATGCAATACGCGAGCACAGAATTCTGCTCCCAATTGTAACAATTATTATAATGGAGGTCTTCATTAACAAGATGAGAAGGCTCAAGGGAATCCGGAAAATGATTTTGATTGAAGAGGCGTGGAAGGCCATTGCCAAAGAAGGTATGGCTGAGTATATAAAATATCTTTTTAAGACGGTAAGAAAATATTTTGGAGAAGCCATTATTGTTACCCAGGAGGTTGATGATATTATTCACTCACCGATTGTTAAAGAGTCCATTATCAATAATTCAGATTGTAAGATTCTTCTGGATCAACGCAAGTACATGAACAAGTTCGATGACATCCAAAAAATGTTGGGCTTGACGGAAAAACAAAGAGGGCAGATTCTTTCAATCAATCAGAACAATGATCCTTCCCGGTTATATAAAGAAGTCTGGATAGGGCTTGGCGGAACCCACTCAGCGGTGTATGCTACAGAAGTTAGCGCGGAGCAATATCTCGCTTTTACCACTGAGGAAACGGAGAAATACGAAGTGATGCAACTTGCTGCTGAGCTTGGAGGCGACATAGAAGCGGCTATACAAAGGATCGCCTCTTTAAAACGAGAAAACAACTAATAAAAATCCAAAAAAAATTAATCAATGAAAAAGTCAATTCTGATGCTATGCGTTGGCATTTTGCTAGGAACAACATCACTAAAAGCACAGTTTGTAGTAACTGATCCGGGAAATCTATTCTCCGGTATAATCAACAGTGCGAACGAAATCATTCAGACCTCTTCGACGGTATCTAATGTCGTCAAAAATTTTAAGGAGGTAGAGAAAGTATACACACAGGGAAAGGAGTATTACGACAAGCTAAAGGCGGTTAATAACCTGGTGAAAGACGCCAGGAAAGTTCAACAGACAGTCCTCTTGGTCGGTGATATTTCAGAAATGTATGTGACCAATTTTGGGAAAATGATTAATGATCCTCATTTCTCACCACAGGAGGTCACGGCCATCGCCTATGGGTATTCCCAACTTCTTAAAGAGAGTAGCGGTCTTTTAAACGACCTCAAACAGATTGTTGGTAACTCAGGGCTGGAAATGAACGACAAGGAGCGCATGGATATCATTGATAAGGTGTATAAAGAGGTCCGGGAATATTACAACCTGGTACGTTACTACACCAATAAGAATGTGTCGGTGAGCTATCTGAGAGCCAAGAAAGAGAATGACGGAGCCAGAGTTTTAAAGCTCTATGGTACTGACAAATTAAGATACTGGTAAACTACAACATTATGTTATTACAAATAGAATTTGAGAGCCTGCATGAAGTGCTTCGCTCTCTGTATGATGAAATGATGCCGCTTTGTTCCCAAATGTCGGGAGTGGCAAGGGGGATTGCGGGATTAGGAGCGCTTTTTTATGTTGCTTATAGAGTTTGGCAGGCACTTTCCCGCGCAGAACCTATTGATGTATACCCGCTGCTGCGTCCTTTTGCCATAGGAATTTGTGTGATGTTCTTTCCGATTATCGTTCTTGGCACTATCAACGGGGTATTGAGTCCCATTGTCACAGGAACCCATAGTATGCTAGAAGGGCAGACGTTGGACCTCCATAAGCTTCAGGCACAGAAAGACCAATTGGAAAAAGAAGCACTGCTTCGGAATCCTGAAACAGCTTTTTTGTCTTCCAATGAAGAGTTTGACAAGAAGCTGGATGAGTTGGGATGGTCGCCTTCAGATATCGCTTCCATGGCCGGTATGTACGTCGAAAGGGCTTCGTATAATCTTGAAAAACAAATAAGAGATTGGTTCAGGGAGCTGGTGGAAATTCTCTTTCAAGCAGCTGCGCTGGTGATTGATACAATACGGACGTTTTTCCTGATTGTACTCAGTATTCTAGGGCCTATTGCTTTTGCCATTTCAGTATGGGATGGTTTCCAATCTAATCTTACCCAATGGATATCGAGGTATATCGGGGTGTACCTATGGCTTCCGGTAGCTGATCTTTTCAGCTGTATGCTGGCGAAAATTCAGGGACTGATGGTTGAACAAGATATAGAAAAGCTTTCCGATCCCAGTTTCATTCCTGATGGCTCGAATACGGTGTACATCATATTCATGCTCATCGGTATTGTCGGATACTTTACCATTCCTACCGTAACAAGCTGGATTATTCAATCAGGAGGCATGGGAAACTTTAATCGCAATTTGAGTCAATCCGTCCGCAAAGCAGGAAGCATTGCCGGAGCAGGAGTTGGAGCTTTAGCTGGAAATGCAGCAGGACAAGTCAAAGGACAGCTTTTGACCAAGAAGTAGCACTGCGTTGATACTTGATTACGGCCGGAAAGGTCACTCATGAATAACGGGCATGGATATACTTTCAATTATAGCAAATACAGTCTAATCCTACCCATAACACTAGTTACCCGACCGGCTTTTTACCATTTAACAATTACAATATGGAATTTAAAATATTAAGAAACATTGAGAATAGCTTTAAGCAGCTTAGACTGTTTTCTTTTCTGTTCGCAGGAATGTGTTTAGCTGTTACTGCATTTACGGTTTGGAAGTCTTATGAGTTTGCAGAAAAGCAGCGTCAGAAGATTTATGTACTAGAAAAGGGCAAATCATTGATGATGGCATTATCCCAGGACATCAGAATTAACAGACCCGCAGAAGCAAAAGAGCATGTAACGAGGTTTCACGAACTCTTTTTCACCCTAGCGCCTGATAAAAGCGCTATAGAGTACAATATGAAGCGTGCATTTCTATTGTCTGACAAAAGCACTTTCAACTACTACAAAGATCTTTCAGAAAAGGGTTACTATAACCAGATCATTTCAGGGAATGTACTCCAACGCTTAGAAATAGACAGTATCAAGTGCAATTTTGATCGCTATCCTTATGCAGTACAAACCTATGCACGTCAGTATATTACGCGCAGTAGCAGTATTACCGAGCGTAGTCTGGTAACTTCCTGTTTCTTGATTAATTCAGTAAAATCTGAAGCTAATCCTCAAGGTTTTATTATCGAAAAATTTACGGTTCTGATTAATAAAGATCT is part of the Chryseobacterium paludis genome and encodes:
- a CDS encoding TraG family conjugative transposon ATPase codes for the protein MKNTSKSATLESMFPLLGFEQGFLISKEADVTACFKVRLPEIFTVGTEEYETIHSTWHKAIKTLPDYTVICKQDWFIKEDYQPELDREDQSFLGRSYQLHFNERPFLNHYCYLYLTATTRDRMRKQSNFSSLCRGSLVPKESQDSETLHRFAEAVSQFERIVNDSGLLSMVRMEEDDLLGNEKDQGLLSRYLTLSTGKEGVLQDLCLGSEEMRVGNKRICLHTLSDTDDLPSSVGSETRYEKLSTDRSDCLLSFAAPLGLLLSCNHIYNQYLFIDNSEDNLRKFEKTARNMHSLGRYSRSNQINREWIENYLNEAHSYGQPSIRAHFNVMCWSEDLHELKLAKNDTGSAMALMECVPRHNTSDVATLYWAGIPGNAGDFPSEESFYTFIEPALCFFSGETNYRNSPSPFGIKMSDRLTGKPVHVDLSDLPMKKGIITNRNKFVLGPSGSGKSFFTNHMVEQYYQQGAHVLLVDTGNSYQGLCELIKGKTKGKDGIYFTYTEENPISFNPFHTDDRIFDIEKKESIKTLILTLWKRDDEPPTRSEEVALSNAVNLYIDHLKKDLIHIPSFNGFYEFVKDEYSQVLTEKKVREKDFDLTGFLNVLEPYYKGGEYDYLLNSEKQLDLLSKRFIVFEIDAIREHRILLPIVTIIIMEVFINKMRRLKGIRKMILIEEAWKAIAKEGMAEYIKYLFKTVRKYFGEAIIVTQEVDDIIHSPIVKESIINNSDCKILLDQRKYMNKFDDIQKMLGLTEKQRGQILSINQNNDPSRLYKEVWIGLGGTHSAVYATEVSAEQYLAFTTEETEKYEVMQLAAELGGDIEAAIQRIASLKRENN
- a CDS encoding DUF4141 domain-containing protein, encoding MKKSILMLCVGILLGTTSLKAQFVVTDPGNLFSGIINSANEIIQTSSTVSNVVKNFKEVEKVYTQGKEYYDKLKAVNNLVKDARKVQQTVLLVGDISEMYVTNFGKMINDPHFSPQEVTAIAYGYSQLLKESSGLLNDLKQIVGNSGLEMNDKERMDIIDKVYKEVREYYNLVRYYTNKNVSVSYLRAKKENDGARVLKLYGTDKLRYW
- the traJ gene encoding conjugative transposon protein TraJ; its protein translation is MEFESLHEVLRSLYDEMMPLCSQMSGVARGIAGLGALFYVAYRVWQALSRAEPIDVYPLLRPFAIGICVMFFPIIVLGTINGVLSPIVTGTHSMLEGQTLDLHKLQAQKDQLEKEALLRNPETAFLSSNEEFDKKLDELGWSPSDIASMAGMYVERASYNLEKQIRDWFRELVEILFQAAALVIDTIRTFFLIVLSILGPIAFAISVWDGFQSNLTQWISRYIGVYLWLPVADLFSCMLAKIQGLMVEQDIEKLSDPSFIPDGSNTVYIIFMLIGIVGYFTIPTVTSWIIQSGGMGNFNRNLSQSVRKAGSIAGAGVGALAGNAAGQVKGQLLTKK
- the traK gene encoding conjugative transposon protein TraK; this translates as MEFKILRNIENSFKQLRLFSFLFAGMCLAVTAFTVWKSYEFAEKQRQKIYVLEKGKSLMMALSQDIRINRPAEAKEHVTRFHELFFTLAPDKSAIEYNMKRAFLLSDKSTFNYYKDLSEKGYYNQIISGNVLQRLEIDSIKCNFDRYPYAVQTYARQYITRSSSITERSLVTSCFLINSVKSEANPQGFIIEKFTVLINKDLQVVER